The genomic region CTTCAAAGTGTAATAATTACACGATTTAAACATTTTTTGACTGATAATATAGAATTTTACTAGATTAAAGTAGATATTTTAAATTTTAACAAAATATACATAATCACTAAAAGTCAAAACTTATTTTTTTAACTCTTTTTGTGTTAAATTTGCGACTATTATAATTAAACCTATGGCGAAAAAGATTTCAAAAGAAACTTATTTAAATTGGTACAGAGATATGCTTTTGTGGCGAAAGTTAGAAGATAAAGCATCTGCTCTTTATATCCAACAAAAAATTAGAGGATTTTTGCACCTCTACAATGGGCAAGAAGCTATCCTCGCTGGATGTAGAGCCGCTATTGATCCTACAAAAGATAAAATGATTACTGCATACAGAAATCACGTTCAGCCCATTGCTATGGGCGTAGATCCTAAACATGTAATGGCTGAGCTAATGGGAAAAATAACTGGCTGTTCTAAAGGGAATGGGGGTTCAATGCACATGTTTAGTAAAGAACATAACTTTTACGGTGGTCATGGAATTGTTGGTGGGCAAATTCCTTTAGGTGCTGGATTAGCTTTTGCTGATAAGTACAATGGAAGTGATGCCGTTACACTATGCTTCATGGGTGATGGTGCAGTTAGACAAGGGTCTCTACACGAAACATTTAACCTTGCTATGCTGTGGAAATTACCTGTAGTCTTTATCGTTGAAAATAACGGTTACGCCATGGGAACATCTGTCGAAAGAACAGCTAACCATACTGAAATATGGAAGTTAGGATTAGGCTATGAAATGCCTAGCAAACCAGTTGATGGCATGAATCCTGTAACAATGATGGAAGCCGTTGAAGAAGCAGTAGCTAGAGCACGAAAAGGAGATGGTCCTACATTTTTAGAGGCTAAAACATACAGATATAAAGGACATTCAATGTCTGACGCTCAACATTACCGTACAAAAGACGAAGTTAATGAG from Flavobacteriales bacterium harbors:
- the pdhA gene encoding pyruvate dehydrogenase (acetyl-transferring) E1 component subunit alpha, with the translated sequence MAKKISKETYLNWYRDMLLWRKLEDKASALYIQQKIRGFLHLYNGQEAILAGCRAAIDPTKDKMITAYRNHVQPIAMGVDPKHVMAELMGKITGCSKGNGGSMHMFSKEHNFYGGHGIVGGQIPLGAGLAFADKYNGSDAVTLCFMGDGAVRQGSLHETFNLAMLWKLPVVFIVENNGYAMGTSVERTANHTEIWKLGLGYEMPSKPVDGMNPVTMMEAVEEAVARARKGDGPTFLEAKTYRYKGHSMSDAQHYRTKDEVNEYQKIDPINTTLEHIKKNKFASEKEIEAINLEVKETIAEAIKFADESPFPTKQDLYDSVYEQVDYPFIKD